The following proteins are encoded in a genomic region of Nicotiana sylvestris chromosome 4, ASM39365v2, whole genome shotgun sequence:
- the LOC104240908 gene encoding U-box domain-containing protein 4-like → METEVQSNFTYLGRTFTNLSINASSSAFSDCNSDRSGEFPTASSQSRRLFLSCASENSDELIEQLVSGLESSSIDEQKQAATEIRLLAKNKPENRIKIARAGAIKPLISLIASSDPQLQENGVTAILNLSLCDENKELIAASGAIKPLVRALKIGNSTARENAACALLRLSQVEENKIAIGRSGAIPPLVNLLETGNFRGKKDASTALYSLCSVKENKVRAVQAGVMKPLVELMADFSSNMVDKSAFVASELISVTEARAALVEEGGIPVLVEIVEVGTQRQKEIAVAILLQLCEDSVAYRTMVAREGAIPPLVALSQSGTSRAKRKAETLIDLLRQPRSGNAAATAVARASGVSV, encoded by the exons ATGGAGACTGAAGTTCAATCGAATTTCACCTATTTGGGAAGAACCTTCACAAATCTCAGTATTAACGCAAGTTCCTCAGCTTTCAGCGATTGCAACAGTGATAGATCCGGCGAGTTTCCAACGGCTTCTTCACAAAGCCGGCGGCTATTTTTGTCCTGCGCTTCCGAAAACTCCGATGAATTAATCGAGCAACTTGTCTCCGGTCTCGAGTCAAGTTCAATCGACGAGCAAAAGCAAGCAGCAACGGAGATTAGACTCCTCGCGAAGAACAAACCGGAAAATCGGATCAAAATAGCTCGAGCCGGAGCAATCAAACCGTTGATTTCGCTTATCGCGTCCTCCGATCCTCAGCTTCAGGAAAACGGCGTTACGGCAATTCTCAACCTGTCACTTTGCGACGAGAATAAGGAACTCATCGCTGCATCTGGAGCAATTAAACCGCTGGTTCGAGCGCTTAAAATTGGGAACTCTACAGCTAGAGAGAACGCGGCTTGCGCTCTTCTCCGGTTGTCGCAAGTTGAAGAGAACAAAATTGCAATCGGAAGATCAGGTGCAATACCTCCGCTAGTGAACCTTCTAGAAACTGGAAACTTCCGCGGCAAAAAGGACGCGTCAACGGCTCTGTACTCTCTGTGTTCCGTGAAGGAGAACAAAGTGAGAGCAGTACAAGCTGGCGTGATGAAGCCTTTGGTGGAACTAATGGCGGATTTCAGTTCAAACATGGTGGATAAATCGGCGTTCGTAGCGAGCGAATTAATATCAGTGACGGAGGCAAGGGCGGCGCTGGTGGAGGAAGGTGGAATTCCGGTACTGGTGGAGATCGTGGAGGTTGGAACACAACGGCAGAAGGAAATTGCTGTTGCGATACTGTTACAGCTGTGTGAGGACAGCGTGGCGTATCGTACTATGGTGGCTCGCGAAGGAGCCATTCCTCCTTTGGTCGCTTTGTCGCAGTCCGGTACCAGTCGCGCTAAACGaaag GCGGAGACACTGATTGATCTTCTACGGCAACCAAGATCCGGTAACGCCGCTGCAACAGCAGTAGCAAGAGCCTCTGGTGTGTCAGTCTGA